Below is a genomic region from Cotesia glomerata isolate CgM1 linkage group LG5, MPM_Cglom_v2.3, whole genome shotgun sequence.
tatagatatattttgtcattggataaaattttatcctgaattgaaaaactggccctaaatgttggctaacttaattttcattacttaCGACATCTTGAAACGTGAGTATCGATATGGGGTTGCAGTCAACTAGTCAGACTAACAACATtccgaattaataaattactagaacttagaaagtaaatattaaatgtaatttaaaataattaattttacaaattttaaaattccgaaaaatataatcttaaataaagaaaaatctaaagctatattaatagaatctttcaaagttacaaagtctcaataaattaaaaaacataacaacGAAAATTTATACGCCAAAATGAATGAACAGACGAACACTCATTTagccgaaaaatgtaaataattttataattagattagaaattttttttaattaattttaaattaattaatttttgaaaattaattttattttaatttacaagcatgtatggaaaacactcaaatttcatgattgtaaaggtggaccatctaagaaaaatttccaattttttggatGAGTAATTTTCGGCCGAATCATTATTCGGATAGATGAGTATTCGGATGAATATACGTCGGAACAACCCTTTTtcgaaatcaaattaattttaactcttgaggaatataagatttatatttacttttattcgaTAACCcggtgttttataatttacaaaattgtttttcggctgttattctatttaagctaatgtattttataaactttgaatgtagcggaattttaaattttctagagttttaataatttggaaTGTTGTCGATCTGACTAGTTGACCGCAACCCTCGATATGAAGTCaggagtttttaatttaaatatatcgCGCGGAAACTAAGCTCATGTGTGTGCGCAGTAACTTATATCTATATGTAAGCATTTTGTTTAGTATGGGCACATGCGCAAAACTTATTCTTCACGTCTTGATCACCGTGTAATCGTTTCATCTGAATTGTGGATATCACGGACGGCAAgcatttgcaaaaaaaatatttgttcaattatacgataaattgtaattacaattactgatatttgtaaaaaaaagtgttgtAAAGTTATTATAAGTCCTGATACTGTTAGCACAATTGACAAAATGGACAGTCCACTTCCTCATATTATGGAAAGTAGTGATATGGCGTATTCTAAGCCGAAAGATAGGTTAGTCAGTATTCTAGATCAAATTGAACTAAGAGTTGAGCAGCTAAGACGGGATGCTTCAAGacttgaagaagaaaaagacaATATGCTCTCAACCCTCGATACTCTAAAAAATAGTGATGAATATCTTGATCCTCTTGAAGATCgtaagttttatattttattgttttgctaaaacaattaatgtttatGGTACGTCAGCTCGAAACGTCTCGAACAGTCTCGAAAGTTAACGAATTATCTAGATTTGACATGGctgataattttatcaattaataacattGTTAGTTAGTTTTTATCTTACTgcacttgataatatttattttaaactattcAATATCATTACTTgccttttaaaataattatttttcttgacaGTTATAATAGTTGTAAACATAAAGTCTTGATTTTAatgtaaacaaaaataaattttatgaagaaatttaaaaatctgtttgtgtttttaaaaaaattagattctATTCTTGATCATAATCATACTTAAtgaaataagtaattattgtCAGGTGTATACTGATTTTCCTCTTTTTAAATGAAACTGATACCAACAGATGTCagagtatttttataattttctaaacaaataaattataaagtaaattaaattaaatatttcacatctcggaattttgaaaaattaatgacattaaccctagactggtcaACAAACGCGGCTGTGTTACAGGTCTACTCATAAAATCTCTACTCTGTGGATTCAAAGGGAATAcactatactaaaaattactagACCAAAGTgatacgattattattattatttattagtcaaaaaaatatatttaaataattaattattatttaataaactttaattggATTAATTAGATTATTTGGTTGCCACAGCTGTGGTGGTATCTTGAGTGATTTGTTTGTGTCTATATGTGAGATCTACAGTACGTTTTATGCTCCCAGTTGTTGGCGGTTGGCGGTGTTGAGGTGTTTTTAGTTGCGGGTCTGCCACCAGAGGCGTAACCGCGCTGACAATACCGCCACAACTCTGTAGCGGGTAAATTACTactactattaaataaataggtGATCAGTAAATTCGTGGtctaataaactttattataaaCGAACACTTAGTTTAAACAATtacatttgaataaataaacttttagtgAGCCACAGCTGTAGCGCGTAATGTCGGTTGGTAATTAGCagcagaataataataataatttgtaggCGGGAAAGTCTGTAGTTTTCTCTCTCGTCGTTGGTGGTGTTGAGGTGTGTTTAGTCCAGTGTAAGGCCGCTGTGGCGTGAGAGAGGCGACCGGACTGCCACAACTCACAGCCATCAACGACATCTGCactcaattacatttttattcaaaatcatCTTCATTCAGTCACaactttattcatttaaatctttactctgattcaattttattcaatattatttgccTTCAGGTAGAACTTTAATCAGGTACAACCTTACTCAAATTCAACAGTAGTCAATTACAATTTTGCTCAGTttcaattgtatttattttcaagTCTATTCACTGAATTTTTAACTCAGTTACATCTCTATTCACAAATAATCTATTCActtacatttttaatcatttacaaCTGTACTCAGGTTCATCTCTATTCacgaatttttacattatcaatTAACCCTTCAGCACTCTCGCAAAACGATTTACTATCATTACTCGCGCGATGAGAAAAACTCTCACGCCTTTTGTGGAAACGCACGCATGCTTATAGcccctttaatttaaaaaatctcaaacaagataaattttttaaaacaaaaaaaaattgacttatttaaaaataatatttaataataatacatccaAACACAAATGCACTCTTACAGGAACCTCCAAACTGTACCGATCAgacccgattttttaaattctgaccCCTCTACTTTACTATTGCGATGAGAAAATATCTCacagagttaataaaatttattttatttttttatagtatagaacaatttaaataataatattgcaatctgaaataatattaattttttggcagatagaaaaaaaattacatagtCATTCCATAAAAGAAGAAACGCTAGTGCATGTACTAACATGTGCAAAAATAAGAGAAAAGATAAGTGAAGAATGTAAAGTGGAAATGGAGAGGTGGTGGGATGAAACTGAGAAGGAGGAACAGATATGGGAAAGAATTGTAGGGATATTCAAGGGAAAAATAGAGGCAAGGATATGTAAGGTAGTGAGGGAAAtagaaaatgttttaaaagaaAGTGAAAGAGAGATGGGATAATGTAATAGAAAAAGGATAAGAAGGAGTGGAAAGAAATGAATGGAAATGAAAGAATGAGTGAGGAAGTATGGAAAGTATGAAATAAAGGAATGCACTGTACAATAAAGGTATCAGCGAAAATAGAGAatgtaaaaattctaaatgcaGAGAGTGCAATAAATAGTAGCtagtacttttttattatatagtaGGATATGGAGAAAACAACATTGTATAAGAAAATTCCTTGTAAAACACAGATTGTaacagtgatacaagtaaaaataaatctatctatctacatagtcattccatttgaaatttgaaagaaaatttgagttattGATGAGCGTGAGAGAAAATCTCATAGCGAGAGTGCTGAAGGGTTAACCATAAATTTGTGAGTAGAGATGAACTTGAGTACAGTTGTAAATGATTACAAATGTAAGTGAATAGAGATGTAACTGAGTTAAAAATTCTGTGAATAGACTTGAAAATGAATACAATTGAAACTGAGCAAAGTTGCAATTGACTACTGTTGAATTTGAGTAAGGTTGTAACTGATTAAAGTTCTACCTGAAggcaaataatattgaataaagttGAATCAGAGTAaagatttaaatgaataaagttGTGACTGAATGAAGatgattttgaataaaaatgtaattgagtGCAGGTGTCGTTGATGGCTGTGAGTAGAGATTTTATGAGTAGACCTGTAACACAGCCACAAACGCGACCTAACGACTTTGGTCGAGTGATGAGGGATTTGCCGCAATGCTTTTAGAGCGTACAGTGTTGCCAGTTCATACACGTTTGACAGGCAGAGACTAGAGGTGTTTTCGGCAACGCCGTGGACAAAAAACTACTTACGACTCTGGTCAAGCGATGAGGAAAGCtctgcaaatttttttaagaaattttttttcagcaatttAACGTTTTCGAagatgtttgaaaaaattattaatatattctaaAATGTTCAAGgaacaaattcaaatttttttgaataattttagtaaatattgaagatgtaataaacaaaatataattgagcGCGGCGTCACGCTCATAAAGtgaccagtctagggttaaagttagctgtcacgacaattttttaattttatttaaaaaaaagattttttccaaaaaattatttttaaaaaattgcattttttatttttttaaatttctaaatgtcaattttttttaccataatttatttgttataaaatttttgaaattattaaatatatgctacattaattttcataaaaaaattatgaattaaaattttttctaatatattttcagtaataatttattttttttaataattctaaaaattatcagatttttGCTGAGTtcaatttcatatttttttaattttaattatcatttgactaaAGAACTAAGTtttgtcaataaattaaaaaaactttcaataattttgatttatttttcaatgtaataaAAGATAgcgatacattttttttttttttttcaaaatgaataactccaaaattttgactaaaactagcaatatttaataagttgaTAATTTGTATAGCAATATACAAGAgaaattaatgacattaaagttagccgtcacttgaaaatattttaattatatttaacaaaaaaaatttattccaaaaaattatttaaaaaaaaattgcatttttaatttgtttttatttctacatgtcaattttttaaataattttattcttgtgATAacttgttacaaaaatttttaaaataatcaaatacctgctaaattaatgacattaaagttatgGCCATTCATTGTTGAAATAAacgatagaaataaatttatattaataaaccattacaaactaaatttgttttaatataaattttttaaaactcaacaaaaatatacttataatattataattttttataaattaattcaaatgttaactggccaaaaacggtacttctaccctaatttatttgttaataaaatttttaaaattaacaaatgtttgctaaattaatttacataagaaataaaataaataaaaattttcttgtaataaatttaaaaaatttaagtacatctaaatgattaatttaaaatttttcagctgATCGTGAAGATATACTTCGGTATGCTGAAAGGCTTTCGATGAGATGCTTAACAGTCGAGGTGATGGTAAAAGTTCAACGTGATGGTGTTCAACAGGATGCACTTCATCAAgtaagtataaataatttaaataattatatcaagACAAACTTGTGatatcaataatataataatttgtaCCAATAATTTTAGGTAAACGGGTTGATTGATAGTCTAGTTATTGCATTGAAAAATGATCCCGGTTCAACTCGTCACCGTTGCGCTGCTTTTATAAACGCTTGCTCCTCTCAGGTTGAGGGACAAGGTCACTCAGATAAAACTTTTGAAACTGCAATTCTCGGGTGTACTCTAGATGATCAAAAACGTATTAAAAAAAGACTTCAAGGGTTGTTAGATTACATTGATAAGGTCCACACTTTtgaattacaataaaatttttgaatatatatttttttggttaatctGCTATTTCGCATTCAGACACTTTAAATGTGATCAGtgtcttaataaaataaaataaagacaaATATAATATGATATAATGTAAGTAGTTTGCATAAGTCCATGCAAATAcgatagcaaaaaaaaattttttgattattatcatgttttaattgtaaaagcgTGCATTtctgtattaaataattgcgTTTCGATATACTTCGTATAACAACTTGAAACCTTTATTCAAATGTGCttttcaagaaattatttttcttaaattttcaatattaattaatttttaaaaagtgatatttacattaattcgTCGACATTATCcgttttttcattaataatacaCTTGGGTGTTAAAAATctaatcacatttttttttctttacaattaataaaatactgtgttatatttatacgtatatttgatgttattaatttatattaataattatgatgatCATTTACTTCctcaataattatatttaagaaagttaCAAGGTTACAACAAGATAatactggatatcatcccagattatactcagtgatatctgtggtgaaaaaaaatttcagatagtagctaaatAATCCAggttatactgcgtgatatctggattatactcattgtaatctggattacactagctactatctgaaatttttttttactcagtataatctgggatgatattcagtgtcatcttgttctttccgtgttcattcaaaaaatttttaatcttccttaatattttcttgagccaaaaaatttacactccagtcaagaatttttttggctcaagaaactttgatttcacggaaagaacaagatgacactggatatcatcccagattatactcagtgatatctgtggtgaaaaaaaatttcagatagtagttaataaaatccagattatacgacgtgatatctggattatactcattgtaatctggattatactagctactatctgaaatttttttcgctcagTATAATccgggatgatatccagtgttatcttgttctttccgtgtattttttattatattatattttcataaatttctcagacattaaattattataaatatgtcttatggagtaataataaatttaaaaaatgaaatgcaTCAATAACAAAGTATGTAATATTGGCAATATGTGAGTGAGTTGTACAACTGCGCCAGTAAACGCAAAGAACTTAATACAAACTAGGACCAACTAACCGGCCGTTGACTCTCGACTCAAGGTCTTATGAAAGGTGAAGGACATTTTATATATACCAGCAATGCTAGTGCTATTTTAATAACACACTAATTATTTGCGCCAATAATTATAAcagatcaaaaaataattagtataactaataactataaaaacttttaattatcaacattataaataaatatttaataatttacaagttatttacttataattttatttggttAAACATCATACACCacgttaaatattaatataaaattaattaattaaaagtatcttgattaatattgaaatgctgtacgaataaaaaaaaaataacagtaagaaaaaaaataaataaaatatacatatgtacaaagtaaagaaaattataaatccaAAACACGACTTAGGtacattttatctttttataatACTCAAGTGAGAAAAAACAACTCTGTAACGTGATATGTATTCATGCATAAAAACATATTATTCTGGTTTTGATTTTTCAAgtagttattataaatattttgataaaatattaattggaTTACTACTTGTActtatttatgtatttcacAAGAGTCTACAGACATTCTTGACaaagtttttctttttgtggTGTCGAGTTCTACCACTCGGTCGGAGGACAATTGTTCCATTTCCGGTGTTACGACCTGTACATTCATTTGGACTAAAAGCACctgcaaataaaaaaacaatacaattattacactgatagaaggatttgtttatagttaaaaatattttttaatatttaacaaatcatttattagagactactttttagtattgaacaaacatttcttagtatttaaattaaaagtcaatatataaatatatttgggtggcgcaaaaaaaccgacgatttttttttttttttagtctcgagtgaaaaaatgtcagtttttgatattttaagagccctctccaaagaacagcttaaaaaaaaatttttaagaggtcgctccaaatttttttaaaattttaaaaatcgtcaaaaatcgaaatttttttttttattttttttctcgttacgtcatatttttacagataaaaaaaaaataagttcctgaaagtttcaattcaaaatttaaattttgaaaggtcgctcataattttttttttaatttcagagtcaaaaaatgttaatctaattaaatagtcactaataaataaataaataaataaataaataaataaataaatatatatatatatatatatatatatatatatatatatatatatatatattttagtttattagaGAAAATGTAAAGGGCAGTCACCAATACCATACATTGtaacaaatataataaataaataataatatttcttaatatttaaaatgatttgttttgtaattgtaaaaaatcgaccggaaaaaattttaaaattatgaaaaattcatattatttcattgaaattattataatttaaaaataataatctgtaTCACACCGACGATTTTCCTTAAAAATAAGCCTCCCCAGAATGATCGTtacattttttgttacaaaaaaaaaaaagaaaaatattattattataattgttattttatgataattttaatgaaataatatgaattttttataacttcaaaattttttccaggattctatttatttgtatttaataaatctgatattcatttattatgaaaattaaattagccgacatttaaaaatttatagaatttttttttattaaaaaatgattgcaaaaaaataaaaaaaaatttcatttgtaaaaaacttgaaaaactgtaagtgcaatttttaaaaaatattttttgttctaatctaattattgaaaaaaaatcaaaaaattaaaagtgtcggttaactttagtattattcatttattaaatattaataaatctttttaaatactaagaaatttttgttaagaactaaaaagtggtctctaataaatgatttgttaaatattaacaaatatttttaactataaacaaatctttctatcagtctaaatacttgttaattaatggtaattaaatttttagtttaaaaaacagaaacaaaaaaattaaataaaaatttttttaagaagatatagataaaattatttatgtaaataaattttaacggATGAAAACATTGAATtgctaaaattaaataacactTTATTATACTGTAGTCTTATTATTGGCTTATGTGTGACATCAATCTACATGAGGTAACTGTTTATTCGCGGCCTAGATTATGCTGAGGGTAATTTTAATACCGATCTTTATTtgatatcaaaataataataataatatttcaaccACCTAATCATTTAGAACAATCTTAATcttaatcttaattttaatacagcaattttattttatttattgggcatgtgtattatttaaagtaaCAAACGATTTTATCAAGGTAACTTTATCGATCTTGGTGCGTGAAAGTCACGAAAGATAACAATGAACGGTGGGTACGCAAAAAATATGGCTAAAACTTTCTATAAAGACTATTGACAATTCTATAAAGAGTCGTGGGACAAACTTATTATCTTAACTTATATTGTACTTCCATGTACGTCGGGAAGAATTTCTCTGGCCGTACTTGTCTCTGTATTTGAAACGACACAATAAAAAAGGAAGAACCAATTGATCGACTTgtgtttcaataaaaaaccaGAGAAACCAAGCCAAGCACTCGTCTTTAGAGATAAACCGTATTTTCTTAGAAATTCTCGCGTACGCCAATGTATTATTAATGATCAGCCACCGGATATACAAGTTTCAAAACCCGTGACTGTGTATAAcaatgtttttaaaatctatttatgggtgattctctgtaaggacgtcttaaatctgtacaaaattgtccgatcaaattatttttgattttattagaaaaaaaattaacaagggctacaaaactatcagcttaatcacaccctcgcggttttgataatgccgtaaaaataccgtaatttttcggcatttatgctcatgccgtatatttaccgttataatgcggttaaactatatttgttttggccagtttttatactgcagttatccagtatatatactgcacttatgctgtacagttaccaaaaatatactatacaattaccgcattaatgcccaaattttacccaaaaaattccaaataattaccgtaataatacagtaattttgccgaatattttctgatataatggacaattattaaagatttagttttttttttttttagttcacttctatgttagaaatgaataaaatgaaaaatttcaaattttgctttttattctccatcgctactttgcaaaaacaaatactgtttttgaataaaaaatatgtagaatattattttttaattaggtatttagcgataattaatataaaatactacatatttaaagtaaatatattctaattttaatttcaatttttaatttctcacttagaaaattgcaaattttctaaaatagaaAAGTTATATAgtttcacatatataattatattatttaattttaaatatgcttatcgtaaaatggacggtgtggcttaatgtatatagaataagcaaaaaaacaaTATGGTATAGGTATAGACCGGGtcgctcaaatggtagagtagccgaaaTGTCCCCaggaggttctgggttcgaatcccagtccgagcgttatttaatttgacaccattttttaaatatggtttTTATACAGTCATTTTACCGCCTTATTACCGTAAATATtccgcattttcagcgtaaatgtatcgcatttttacggtaaatgttccgtaatttttcgataaaaaaactgaccgaaacaactgaaaaaataccgcattaatactgtataattgcgatattttttcggcatttacaaaaccgctagggataataaataaacagccaatttaatttttgttttttcgatatttgtgtgtcttttgccatataacatgacaggggactgttttttttttttttatcaatagagaaaaatcaagcaaattattttaatgcattcaacttttcaagttctcaatgaatgtttacattaattagaataatattaagacttatggatcgaattttataaataaattataaataaaaatagttgccagaggactgagttttgaagtggcccagacacatatttccagcacaaacggtgctttgacactaaataaaatgccgataaagcgctaacagccctatggttattaactcaaggctagttaggtccttataaaccttacaaaaggtaaaataacacgctggatttttttttttttgctttgaacttctggcagggcaCCGTTCTTAAAACGCCTGGgtcaaactttggtttaatgaatttaatgaaacaaattaattttcggtactttttattgaagaagattgttagttaactaattaagtttataaacattatggacaaaattatatattatggacgaataacttaaaatttaatcttaaagtttcaattttgCGAATGGGACAacccaggggactgttatttcggtggtttacgaatttatacaaaaaaaaaccaaaatttatttcattttagttttcaatgctccaaatagaaatgtttttttactttcgtaataaatttttttagtaacaaaataacaatttttctaataaaaacaTGCCTgagacagcaaaaaacatccttacagagaatcacccatatatggggtattccatgccaagTCGACCACTTATGAACTcgacccctttagatttagcTAAAACtttaatgacactgaagttagcagacgtctaaaaatttttgattttttttattaattaaattacagcTAAAaagatacttataaaaaattgcacttatagtttttcaatttttttacgagtgaaattttttttttaatctttaattgaaatttttttaataaaaaatttctaaaaattttgaaatgtcggctaactttatttttttttgatattgacCTTTGggccataattttttttgatattgacCTTTGggcacctttttttttttaaatttttgtttttgaatgtacttttcgaaaaaatacacaaaaaaaaattaactacgataaattcgacaaaatatccgggtttttttgagtaaaatcattattttttcatagtacataatttttttttatttttatttctcaaagAAAACTTTAATCAATTTGACAACTATTCCCGCGCAGCCCGGAAAGGgccgaattttttaaaaatttttttcatttaattgaaaaagaaaattttttttttattttagaaaatttgacaatttttttttttcgatataaaatatattgtaggtGATATGAAGTtcaccgggtcagctagtacataataaaaaaagtaaaagatcattttttttttttgactaattTATTACTTACTTATAACAGAAGGTGATCGTGGTCCTGATGAGTACAATCTCAAGTCATCTTGATAGTCGTCTTCACACCTGCGCATTTCTATCAAACATTTTGAAGCCAGATGCCTAAAAACGCTCACTACACCCACGTCTTCCTTGACGGATGTACGTAGGAGTTTACAACCCAAGGCTCGGCCTAGTCTCTCAGCTTCATTTCTGCAACAACAATCGccgtcattttttcaattgaattaaagaattaaaaaaaaaaaagtttttatactAGTAATATTACTTACGGATCTATTTGACACTGATCAACAAGATCAATCTTGTTTTGCACCAAGACTGTTGGGATTTCTCCACATTCATTCTCTACCTAAAGTAGAAAATAGATATATTAAATggagtttttatttaagttaagaaataatta
It encodes:
- the LOC123264697 gene encoding BAG family molecular chaperone regulator 2, whose translation is MDSPLPHIMESSDMAYSKPKDRLVSILDQIELRVEQLRRDASRLEEEKDNMLSTLDTLKNSDEYLDPLEDPDREDILRYAERLSMRCLTVEVMVKVQRDGVQQDALHQVNGLIDSLVIALKNDPGSTRHRCAAFINACSSQVEGQGHSDKTFETAILGCTLDDQKRIKKRLQGLLDYIDKVHTFELQ
- the LOC123264849 gene encoding ras-related protein Rab-23 — protein: MREEELEISLKVVIVGNGAVGKSSMIQRFCKGTYTRDYKKTIGVDFLEREIEVDGEDVRLMLWDTAGQEEFDAITAAYYRGAHACVLAYSSTDRDSFDAIPSWKLKVENECGEIPTVLVQNKIDLVDQCQIDPNEAERLGRALGCKLLRTSVKEDVGVVSVFRHLASKCLIEMRRCEDDYQDDLRLYSSGPRSPSVISAFSPNECTGRNTGNGTIVLRPSGRTRHHKKKNFVKNVCRLL